Proteins from a genomic interval of Paracoccus methylovorus:
- a CDS encoding SRPBCC family protein — MPSTIRLHRVIAAKPEKLYRAFLEPDAVASWLPPYGFLCTVHELDAKVGGHHRMSFRNFTTGHSSSFGGTYLELVPGERLVYTDRFDDPNMPGEMKVTVSLKAVSVGTEINIEQQGVPDVIPAEACYLGWQDSLRKLAKLVEPEINQ; from the coding sequence CCCAGTACGATCCGTCTGCACCGCGTCATCGCGGCCAAGCCCGAAAAACTCTACCGCGCGTTCCTCGAACCGGATGCGGTTGCGAGCTGGCTTCCGCCATACGGGTTTCTCTGCACCGTCCATGAGCTGGACGCGAAAGTCGGTGGCCATCACCGGATGTCGTTCCGCAACTTCACCACGGGCCACAGCAGTTCTTTCGGCGGCACCTATCTGGAACTCGTCCCAGGTGAGCGCCTCGTCTACACTGACAGGTTTGATGACCCCAACATGCCGGGCGAGATGAAGGTCACGGTCAGCCTGAAGGCCGTGTCGGTCGGCACCGAGATAAACATCGAACAGCAGGGTGTGCCGGATGTGATTCCCGCCGAAGCCTGCTATCTTGGCTGGCAGGACTCCCTGCGCAAGCTCGCGAAGCTCGTCGAGCCCGAGATCAACCAGTAG